Proteins co-encoded in one Egicoccus sp. AB-alg6-2 genomic window:
- a CDS encoding class II aldolase/adducin family protein yields MQDDLRDLVATGCRVLGSEGHGDLIWGHVSARDPEGRGTWMKAATWGFEEVTRDDVVLLTRDGSVIAGSGRRHAEFPIHTEILAARPDVGSVVHTHAPHAVALAATGSPLLPISHEGTLFTPPEVPRFEETGDLILTAELGARVAATLGDQRALFLVNHGIVATGRDVPTAVLGAILLERACRTQLLAVGAASTLAASDDDEALRKRDHCYNDALLEQAWDYLVRRLPGDSGSAGRRPGRRPFRRRNVRT; encoded by the coding sequence ATGCAGGACGATCTGCGCGACCTGGTCGCCACCGGCTGCCGGGTTCTCGGATCGGAAGGCCACGGCGATCTGATCTGGGGACACGTCTCGGCGCGAGATCCCGAGGGTCGCGGCACATGGATGAAGGCGGCCACCTGGGGATTCGAGGAAGTGACCCGCGACGACGTGGTGCTCCTGACGCGCGATGGGTCGGTCATCGCCGGATCCGGTCGCCGCCATGCCGAGTTCCCCATCCATACGGAAATCCTGGCGGCACGACCCGACGTCGGCAGCGTCGTGCACACGCACGCGCCCCACGCCGTGGCCCTGGCGGCCACGGGATCACCGTTGCTGCCGATCTCCCATGAAGGCACGCTGTTCACGCCGCCCGAGGTTCCCCGGTTCGAGGAAACGGGCGACCTGATCCTGACAGCCGAACTCGGCGCACGTGTCGCCGCCACCCTCGGGGACCAGCGCGCCCTGTTCCTCGTCAACCACGGCATCGTGGCGACGGGCCGGGACGTCCCCACGGCGGTGCTCGGCGCCATCCTGCTCGAGCGGGCATGCCGAACCCAGCTGCTGGCTGTCGGCGCGGCTTCCACGCTCGCCGCCTCCGATGATGACGAGGCCCTGCGCAAGCGGGACCATTGCTACAACGACGCATTGCTCGAACAGGCATGGGACTACCTCGTCCGCCGCCTGCCCGGCGACTCCGGTTCGGCCGGCAGGCGCCCGGGCCGGCGCCCGTTCAGGCGGCGGAACGTCCGAACCTGA
- a CDS encoding MFS transporter, translating to MRRQLDDQAETPVSYLDVLRSRWALVSAATLLYWTGAHALRPLLPLRLDDLGANEALIGVVLALFPLSALGLAIPGGRLVDRIGVRRVLLGGFGGMVLLGLGFARASTTAMVAFLTAGIGLSELATWISLQAMASAGGRGRFLTKQLAVFSLAWGGGLAFGPVVGAALYDRHGFGAVGVFYLACGAISIVLIGLAPRVTASSRGTPGSIRSGVQTMWASGPVRATLLSSFVALFVGGVKGSFFPLYLERAGLSIPRIGLILSIMGVASLVIRMPLPWLLRRLGARAVLLVSMWLAIVPMTLVPFIHGFWAWATLAVLSSLGLGVNPPVTVELMARHTDRAERGLAMGLRLTANRIGQVIQPMLFGGMVAVTGFAGAFAAGGLLLAGITAWTHQVRFGRSAA from the coding sequence ATGCGTCGTCAACTGGACGATCAAGCGGAAACGCCGGTCAGCTATCTCGACGTCCTGCGGTCGCGTTGGGCGCTGGTGTCGGCCGCAACGCTGCTGTACTGGACCGGCGCGCACGCACTTCGACCGCTGCTGCCGCTGCGACTCGACGACCTCGGCGCCAACGAAGCGCTGATCGGCGTGGTCCTGGCGTTGTTCCCCCTGAGTGCGCTCGGGCTGGCCATCCCGGGCGGCCGCCTCGTGGATCGCATCGGGGTCCGGCGCGTGCTGTTGGGCGGATTCGGCGGCATGGTCCTGCTCGGCCTCGGATTCGCGCGCGCTTCCACCACGGCCATGGTGGCCTTCCTCACCGCCGGCATCGGCTTGTCCGAGCTGGCGACGTGGATCTCGTTGCAAGCGATGGCGAGTGCGGGTGGCCGAGGCCGCTTCCTCACCAAGCAGCTCGCCGTCTTCTCCCTGGCATGGGGTGGCGGCTTGGCGTTCGGGCCGGTCGTGGGAGCGGCCCTCTACGACCGGCACGGTTTCGGCGCCGTCGGGGTGTTCTACCTCGCCTGTGGCGCGATTTCGATCGTGTTGATCGGCCTCGCCCCGCGGGTCACGGCCAGCTCACGAGGTACGCCCGGCTCCATCCGCAGCGGTGTCCAAACCATGTGGGCCTCGGGTCCGGTGCGGGCCACACTGCTGTCGAGCTTCGTGGCGCTGTTCGTCGGGGGGGTCAAGGGATCGTTCTTTCCGCTCTACCTCGAACGCGCCGGCCTGTCCATTCCACGCATTGGGCTGATCCTGTCCATCATGGGGGTCGCGTCGTTGGTGATTCGCATGCCGCTGCCCTGGCTGCTGCGGCGCCTCGGTGCCCGAGCCGTACTCCTCGTGAGCATGTGGTTGGCGATCGTGCCGATGACCCTGGTTCCGTTCATCCACGGGTTCTGGGCCTGGGCGACGCTCGCGGTCCTCTCCAGCCTGGGGCTCGGTGTCAATCCGCCGGTAACCGTCGAACTGATGGCCAGGCATACGGATCGCGCGGAGCGCGGCCTCGCCATGGGCCTGCGCCTGACGGCGAATCGCATCGGTCAGGTGATCCAGCCGATGCTCTTCGGTGGCATGGTCGCGGTCACGGGCTTCGCCGGCGCGTTCGCCGCCGGCGGTCTGCTCCTCGCGGGCATCACCGCATGGACCCACCAGGTCAGGTTCGGACGTTCCGCCGCCTGA
- a CDS encoding FadR/GntR family transcriptional regulator, with product MFRPVRTNRVSAEIVQQIEAAIESGHLEVGDRLPTERDLTERFGVSRVTVRDALRILEATGLVEVRMGARGGAFVTAPQPDRLGQNLGRMLQLSAVEPWELEETRSRIELTILDLAVERATEEDFAALREICDRTEEAIAAGAYHPRLSAEFHVRLAGSAHNLAMTLLFDSLHGAILLNLLRARATDPKHGPRGLSEHRALIEAIERRDRAGARAVLAEHLERTAHRIRSRPRQDLRQAVG from the coding sequence ATGTTCCGACCGGTTCGCACCAATCGCGTGTCCGCCGAGATCGTCCAGCAGATCGAGGCTGCCATCGAGTCGGGCCATCTGGAGGTTGGGGACCGGCTCCCGACCGAGCGAGATCTGACCGAGCGCTTCGGTGTCAGCCGCGTGACGGTTCGCGACGCCCTGCGCATTCTCGAAGCGACCGGGCTCGTCGAGGTTCGCATGGGCGCCCGAGGCGGGGCGTTCGTGACCGCGCCACAGCCGGACCGGCTCGGGCAGAACCTGGGTCGCATGCTGCAACTGTCGGCGGTCGAGCCGTGGGAGCTCGAGGAGACGCGGTCGCGGATCGAGCTGACCATCCTCGATCTGGCGGTCGAGCGTGCGACGGAGGAAGATTTCGCAGCGCTTCGCGAAATCTGTGACCGCACCGAGGAGGCGATCGCCGCAGGCGCCTACCACCCCCGACTGTCCGCCGAGTTCCATGTCCGGCTCGCCGGCTCGGCGCACAACCTGGCCATGACGTTGCTGTTCGACTCGTTGCACGGCGCCATCCTGCTCAACCTGCTCCGGGCGCGGGCGACGGACCCCAAGCACGGCCCACGGGGACTGTCCGAGCATCGCGCGCTCATCGAGGCGATCGAGCGGCGAGACCGAGCAGGCGCGCGAGCAGTGCTGGCCGAACATCTGGAGCGCACCGCCCACCGGATCCGCTCGCGCCCCCGCCAAGATCTCCGGCAGGCGGTGGGATAG